The Clostridioides sp. ES-S-0010-02 genome window below encodes:
- the pepF gene encoding oligoendopeptidase F, which translates to MGTDRSTIEEKYKWKIDKMYSTKEDIEKDISKVKNLIQEVKEYKGKFSESKENLYKVLSISENASRIIQNLYVYTHMKQHEDTRINDNQGRATKTEMLSTDLGVATSYIVPEILSIEEDRLNEYLKDEKLSFYTKYIKDILRDKPHTLSEKEEEILAATSELSTVPENVYDMLAYADMEFPEIEDEKGNKVKLSHSNYSLFIKSKNGRVRKEAFEGEFSTYGKYKNTFASTLYGGIKSEIFYAKTRKYNSAIEASLFSDDVSLEVYNNLISAIDESIPTLNKYVELKKKFLGLNEIHMYDLYVPLTDKFDMDIPYEKAQSIILEALKPLGEEYLKVIKNAFEEGWIDVYDNEGKKGGAYSWGSYDSHPYILMSYKNDLNSLFTLIHELGHSVHSHYSRTSQPFLYSDYKIFVAEVASTLNELLLINYLLENSKSKDETIYLLNYYLEQFRTTVYRQTMFAEFEKIVHERVESGEPLTADEFTDIYYKLNEKYYGKSAIVDEQIGIEWARIPHFYSNFYVYKYATGFSAASALSQQILSEGSKAVDRYINFLKSGGSEYPLEQLKSAGVDMTKKQSIEEALNVFASLVNKLEKEL; encoded by the coding sequence ATGGGAACTGATAGAAGTACGATAGAAGAAAAATACAAATGGAAAATAGATAAGATGTACTCTACTAAAGAAGATATTGAAAAAGACATAAGTAAAGTAAAAAATCTTATTCAAGAAGTAAAAGAATACAAAGGTAAATTTTCTGAGAGTAAGGAAAATTTATACAAAGTATTAAGTATCTCTGAAAATGCATCTAGAATCATCCAGAATCTATATGTATATACTCATATGAAACAACATGAAGATACTAGAATCAATGATAATCAAGGAAGAGCCACTAAGACAGAAATGTTATCAACTGATTTAGGAGTGGCTACTTCTTATATAGTTCCAGAGATACTGTCCATAGAAGAAGACAGATTAAATGAATATTTGAAGGATGAGAAGTTATCATTTTATACAAAATATATAAAAGATATATTGAGAGATAAGCCTCATACTTTGAGTGAAAAAGAAGAAGAGATACTTGCAGCTACATCTGAATTATCAACAGTTCCAGAAAATGTATATGATATGTTAGCATATGCAGATATGGAATTTCCTGAGATAGAGGATGAAAAAGGTAATAAGGTTAAACTTTCACATTCAAACTATTCTCTATTTATAAAAAGTAAAAATGGAAGAGTTAGAAAAGAAGCTTTTGAAGGAGAATTTTCTACTTATGGAAAATATAAAAACACATTTGCTTCAACACTTTATGGTGGAATAAAGTCAGAGATATTTTATGCAAAAACTAGAAAATATAATTCAGCAATAGAAGCATCGCTATTTTCAGATGATGTAAGCCTAGAGGTTTATAATAATCTTATATCAGCAATAGATGAAAGTATTCCTACTTTGAATAAGTATGTTGAACTTAAAAAGAAGTTCTTGGGATTAAATGAAATACACATGTATGACTTATATGTTCCTCTAACTGATAAATTTGATATGGATATACCTTATGAAAAAGCACAGAGCATTATATTAGAGGCACTTAAGCCTTTAGGAGAAGAATACTTAAAAGTTATAAAAAATGCATTTGAAGAAGGTTGGATTGATGTATATGATAATGAAGGTAAAAAAGGAGGAGCTTACTCTTGGGGAAGCTATGATTCACATCCTTATATATTAATGAGTTATAAAAATGACCTTAACTCTCTATTTACATTAATTCATGAATTAGGTCATTCTGTCCATAGCCATTATTCGAGAACAAGTCAGCCATTTTTATATTCAGATTATAAAATATTTGTTGCAGAAGTTGCATCTACATTAAATGAATTACTTCTTATAAATTATTTATTAGAAAATTCTAAGTCTAAAGATGAAACTATATATCTATTAAATTATTATTTAGAGCAATTTAGGACTACTGTTTATAGACAAACTATGTTTGCTGAATTTGAAAAAATTGTACATGAAAGAGTAGAAAGTGGAGAGCCACTTACTGCTGATGAATTTACTGATATATACTATAAATTAAATGAGAAGTATTATGGAAAATCTGCAATAGTAGATGAGCAAATAGGGATAGAGTGGGCAAGAATTCCACATTTTTATTCAAATTTCTATGTGTATAAGTATGCTACAGGATTTTCTGCTGCAAGTGCATTAAGTCAACAGATACTTTCAGAAGGTAGTAAAGCTGTAGATAGATATATAAACTTCTTAAAAAGTGGAGGGTCAGAGTATCCTTTAGAACAATTGAAATCTGCTGGTGTAGATATGACGAAAAAACAATCTATAGAAGAAGCTTTAAATGTGTTTGCTAGTTTGGTTAATAAATTAGAAAAAGAATTATAA
- a CDS encoding phosphate ABC transporter substrate-binding protein produces MFKKKIGVLLASTMLVGVLAVGCGSDSGGSGDSNKVSVSGSTSIGPLMETIGEKFQEKNQGVSVEVQQIGSSGGIKNAIEGTSEIGMSSRDLKDEEKSAGLKETKIAIDGIALITNKDNPVKNLTMDQIKGIYTGKITNWKEVNGNDEPIVIVSREEGSGTRDGFQEIVGFKSEELTKDAQISDGSGNIKTTVEGNKNAIGYISFGYVDEKVNSLKVNDVDATDANVIANKYPISRPFILVNKEDKLSEKGKALIDYILSDEGQALVSEKGFIKVNQ; encoded by the coding sequence ATGTTCAAAAAGAAAATAGGAGTTCTTTTAGCTAGTACAATGTTGGTTGGAGTCTTAGCAGTAGGATGTGGTTCTGACTCTGGAGGTTCAGGAGATTCAAATAAAGTTTCTGTTTCAGGTTCAACTTCAATAGGGCCTCTTATGGAAACTATTGGAGAGAAGTTTCAGGAAAAAAATCAAGGTGTTAGTGTAGAAGTACAACAAATTGGTTCTTCTGGAGGTATAAAAAATGCAATAGAAGGAACGTCTGAAATAGGTATGAGTTCAAGAGATTTAAAAGATGAAGAAAAAAGTGCTGGATTAAAGGAAACTAAGATAGCAATAGACGGTATAGCATTAATAACTAATAAAGACAACCCAGTAAAAAATCTTACAATGGACCAAATAAAAGGTATATACACAGGAAAGATAACTAACTGGAAAGAAGTTAACGGAAATGATGAACCAATAGTAATAGTATCAAGAGAAGAAGGTTCAGGAACTAGAGATGGATTCCAAGAAATTGTAGGATTCAAGTCAGAAGAATTGACTAAAGATGCACAAATAAGTGATGGTTCAGGAAATATAAAAACTACAGTTGAAGGAAATAAAAATGCTATAGGATATATATCATTTGGATATGTTGATGAGAAAGTAAATAGTTTAAAAGTAAATGATGTTGATGCAACTGATGCCAATGTAATAGCTAATAAATATCCAATATCAAGACCATTTATATTAGTTAATAAAGAAGATAAATTATCAGAAAAAGGTAAGGCTTTGATAGACTATATATTGAGTGATGAAGGACAAGCACTTGTTTCAGAAAAAGGATTCATTAAAGTTAATCAATAA
- a CDS encoding response regulator transcription factor: protein MYNLLVVDDDVDILNINQIYFSNIGFNVYTAETAKRAMKIVESIVLDCIILDIALPDSDGYKICNSIKEKVNIPIIFLSNYEHEEERVQGFLSGGDDYITKPYSLKELELRIYARMRQYKNITSVPNVLKFSSLVINVNSRKVTFDEKGIDLTTMEFEILLFLAENKEQVFSKIEIYNQVWKMPDVGDQHTVQVHIAQMRKKINSLSREHQYIQTVWGKGYKFVP, encoded by the coding sequence ATGTATAACTTATTAGTTGTAGATGATGATGTTGATATTTTAAACATAAATCAAATTTATTTTTCTAACATAGGTTTTAACGTATACACAGCAGAGACTGCTAAACGTGCAATGAAGATAGTAGAAAGTATAGTTTTAGACTGTATAATACTAGATATTGCACTACCAGATTCAGATGGATATAAAATATGTAATTCTATAAAAGAAAAGGTTAACATACCTATAATATTTTTATCTAATTATGAACATGAAGAGGAAAGAGTTCAAGGTTTTTTGTCTGGAGGAGATGATTATATAACAAAGCCATATAGCTTAAAAGAACTTGAACTTAGAATCTATGCTCGAATGAGGCAATATAAAAACATTACATCAGTTCCTAATGTGTTAAAGTTTTCATCCCTAGTAATAAATGTAAATTCAAGAAAAGTAACCTTTGATGAAAAGGGTATTGACTTAACCACCATGGAGTTTGAAATCCTATTATTTTTAGCTGAAAATAAAGAACAAGTATTTTCAAAAATAGAGATATATAATCAAGTTTGGAAAATGCCTGATGTTGGAGATCAACATACTGTACAAGTTCATATTGCACAGATGAGGAAAAAAATTAATTCTTTAAGCAGAGAGCATCAATATATTCAAACCGTGTGGGGTAAAGGATATAAGTTTGTACCATAA
- a CDS encoding histidine kinase, whose protein sequence is MKKSNVLKGTLIVLIVSLLAIIGLNFLYKYDNKYTYKSIRASDGILTIDEDTFSKNKLVFLIDDWEFYNHKIFKPKDFREKDIKPEYIFIGQYPDFSMRKEKQSPYGNATYRMRIKNEGKDKVLSLELPEIFCSSEVWINGEIVSKLGDIGTERYRPKIKNTVVSFVAKKDTEIIINVSNFSHYYSGLYYPPALGKTKDVSNMIFYRLVFYSVICFTTIAIAIFSLAVWVLSKQSKLYLYFGCMCIFFAIHVSYPFIHLMGLPLVNFTYAVEDSSYFIAVLCIICINGNISKIERNKVYRFLILPLGITMCIISIVIPVILLPYDIYFVNIYGKLIDIYKYVVFIYILMSSIVSIYKKTYFEQLSSYILVSANIVFGVSILFDVVTSNRFEPIFTGWQTEYCGFLIVILFSIMMINRNRIIIKENEKLTQNLEHEVEVRTNELTTLLNERKKFLADVAHDLKAPVSAIQAFIDLIKVGNIHVDEETRTYLYAINQKSNEVQNRVRSLQEFTLQDKKIGLSEKICLNDFIKEVYENNLPDTQACGVNFEVYILDKKIYAKVNKERLARAFENLIYNALSFTSFDGKIILSVNKEDGFAIIKISDNGKGIPAENIPKIFDRFFTERDNSTSKGQGLGLYIVKSIIREHDGEIFVDSELGKGTVFTIKLSLCFL, encoded by the coding sequence ATGAAAAAGTCTAATGTACTAAAAGGAACTCTCATTGTATTGATAGTCTCTCTGTTGGCAATAATAGGATTAAATTTTCTTTATAAATATGATAATAAATATACATATAAGTCTATTAGAGCAAGTGATGGAATTTTAACTATAGATGAGGATACTTTTTCTAAAAATAAACTTGTTTTTCTAATAGATGATTGGGAATTTTATAACCATAAGATATTTAAGCCAAAAGATTTTAGAGAGAAAGATATAAAACCAGAATATATTTTTATAGGACAATATCCAGATTTTTCCATGAGAAAAGAAAAACAATCGCCATATGGAAATGCAACTTATCGCATGAGGATAAAAAATGAAGGTAAAGACAAAGTACTAAGCCTAGAACTTCCAGAAATCTTTTGTTCAAGTGAAGTTTGGATAAATGGTGAAATAGTCTCTAAGTTAGGAGATATAGGTACAGAAAGATATAGACCTAAAATTAAAAACACAGTAGTAAGTTTTGTTGCAAAGAAAGATACAGAAATTATAATCAATGTGTCCAATTTCTCACATTATTATAGCGGTTTGTATTATCCACCTGCATTAGGAAAAACAAAAGATGTAAGTAATATGATATTTTATAGATTAGTTTTTTATAGTGTTATTTGTTTTACAACTATTGCAATAGCTATATTTTCTCTAGCTGTTTGGGTACTTTCAAAACAAAGCAAGCTATATTTATACTTTGGATGTATGTGTATTTTTTTTGCTATACACGTGTCATATCCTTTTATACATTTAATGGGGCTTCCTTTAGTGAACTTTACATATGCAGTTGAAGATTCATCATACTTTATAGCAGTTTTATGTATTATTTGTATAAATGGAAATATATCCAAAATTGAAAGAAATAAAGTATATAGATTTTTAATTTTACCATTAGGAATTACTATGTGTATCATATCCATTGTGATACCAGTTATTCTTCTTCCATATGATATATACTTTGTTAATATCTATGGAAAATTAATAGACATATATAAATATGTTGTATTTATTTATATATTGATGTCTTCAATAGTTTCAATTTATAAAAAAACATACTTTGAGCAATTAAGCTCCTATATTTTAGTTTCAGCAAACATAGTGTTTGGTGTCAGTATATTATTTGATGTAGTGACTAGTAATAGGTTTGAACCTATATTTACAGGATGGCAAACAGAATACTGTGGTTTTTTAATAGTTATTTTATTTTCTATTATGATGATAAATAGAAATAGAATAATAATAAAAGAAAATGAAAAACTCACACAAAATCTTGAGCATGAAGTTGAAGTAAGAACTAATGAACTTACAACACTATTAAATGAACGTAAAAAATTCTTGGCAGATGTAGCACATGATTTAAAGGCACCTGTTTCAGCTATACAGGCATTTATAGATTTAATAAAGGTGGGGAATATTCATGTAGATGAGGAGACAAGAACCTATCTTTATGCAATAAACCAAAAATCAAATGAAGTTCAAAATAGAGTACGTAGTTTACAAGAATTTACATTACAAGATAAAAAAATTGGTCTTAGTGAAAAAATATGTCTGAATGATTTTATTAAAGAGGTATATGAAAATAATTTACCAGATACACAAGCATGTGGTGTAAATTTTGAAGTTTATATATTAGATAAAAAAATATATGCAAAAGTAAATAAAGAAAGATTGGCTAGAGCATTTGAAAATTTAATTTATAATGCTTTGAGCTTTACTTCATTTGATGGGAAAATAATTTTGTCAGTGAATAAAGAAGATGGATTTGCAATTATTAAAATTTCTGATAATGGTAAAGGTATACCAGCAGAAAATATACCAAAGATATTTGACCGATTCTTTACAGAAAGGGACAATAGTACTTCAAAAGGTCAAGGGTTAGGATTATATATTGTTAAATCCATTATAAGAGAGCATGATGGAGAGATTTTTGTAGATTCAGAGTTGGGAAAAGGAACTGTTTTTACAATAAAATTAAGTTTATGTTTTTTATAA
- a CDS encoding response regulator transcription factor — translation MQTKILIIDGDKNNCQELKNFLEQKGINVDLAYNCEEAIGKIFSNKYDLIFLEIILTDGDGWTLCKKIRNVTTCPIVYMTYINEDQSILNALNSGGDDYLIKPLNLEILYAKVKAILRRVNSYINNNESNTRLEEYNRTSGVIKLEDKIIKLTPTENKLLNYFIENPEKTLTTKEIYEHVWLNDYLEDNYSVVVAVNGLRKKIEKDYKNPQKIITIRGAGYYFNKE, via the coding sequence ATGCAAACTAAGATATTAATAATAGATGGAGACAAGAATAATTGCCAGGAATTAAAAAATTTCTTGGAGCAAAAAGGAATAAATGTAGATTTGGCGTATAACTGTGAAGAAGCTATTGGAAAAATATTTAGCAATAAATATGATTTGATATTTTTAGAAATAATCTTAACTGATGGTGATGGATGGACTTTATGTAAAAAGATTAGAAATGTAACTACGTGTCCGATTGTTTATATGACTTATATAAATGAAGACCAAAGTATTTTAAATGCTTTAAATTCTGGTGGTGATGATTATTTAATCAAACCTTTAAATTTGGAAATACTATATGCAAAGGTAAAAGCAATTTTAAGAAGAGTAAATTCATATATAAATAACAATGAAAGTAATACAAGATTAGAAGAATACAATAGAACAAGTGGAGTAATAAAATTAGAAGATAAAATAATAAAATTAACTCCAACAGAAAATAAGTTGTTGAACTATTTTATAGAGAATCCAGAAAAGACCTTAACTACCAAAGAGATATATGAACATGTATGGTTAAATGATTATCTAGAGGATAATTATAGTGTAGTAGTTGCAGTGAACGGACTGAGAAAGAAAATAGAGAAAGATTACAAAAATCCTCAAAAAATCATAACAATAAGAGGAGCAGGGTATTACTTTAATAAGGAATAA
- the pstC gene encoding phosphate ABC transporter permease subunit PstC, with the protein MIVKSRLVGLEKNDNNGNKTKYIVEKVAKNIFLLSALVAVASLLLIIGFVFYKGLRPFIFEGYSFIDFLTGADWVPSANKFGISSMIAASIVATIGALVIGVPIGILTSIFIAEVAPKRLAKIMSPAVELLAGIPSVLYGVFGLAVIVPMIQSIFNLPKGQSLLAIIIVLAVMMLPTIISVSETAIRAVPKAYKEGSLALGASKIETIFKVVLPAAKSGVLAAVVLGVGRALGETMAVILVAGNSPVMPTSITDSVRPLTTNIALEMGYAFGTHQEMLFATGVVLFTFILILNLVLNKLSNKAVN; encoded by the coding sequence ATGATAGTAAAATCTAGGTTAGTAGGTTTAGAAAAAAATGACAATAATGGAAATAAGACTAAATATATAGTTGAAAAAGTAGCAAAAAATATATTTCTATTAAGTGCTTTAGTAGCAGTTGCAAGTTTACTTTTGATAATAGGATTTGTATTTTATAAAGGGTTAAGACCTTTTATATTTGAGGGATACTCATTTATAGATTTTTTAACAGGTGCGGATTGGGTTCCTTCAGCTAATAAGTTTGGAATATCATCTATGATAGCAGCATCAATAGTTGCTACAATTGGTGCACTTGTAATAGGAGTACCAATTGGAATATTAACATCTATATTTATAGCAGAAGTAGCACCTAAAAGATTAGCAAAAATAATGTCACCAGCAGTTGAACTTCTGGCAGGTATACCTTCAGTACTATATGGGGTGTTTGGCCTTGCAGTAATAGTTCCAATGATACAAAGTATATTTAATCTTCCAAAAGGACAGAGTTTATTAGCAATAATAATAGTATTAGCAGTAATGATGCTTCCAACAATAATATCTGTATCAGAAACAGCTATAAGAGCAGTACCAAAAGCATATAAAGAGGGTTCATTAGCACTTGGTGCATCAAAAATAGAAACAATATTTAAAGTTGTATTACCAGCTGCAAAGTCTGGAGTATTAGCAGCAGTAGTACTAGGCGTAGGAAGAGCTTTAGGAGAGACAATGGCAGTAATACTTGTTGCAGGAAATTCACCAGTTATGCCAACTTCTATAACAGATAGTGTAAGACCACTTACAACTAATATAGCACTTGAAATGGGATATGCATTTGGGACACATCAAGAAATGTTATTTGCAACTGGAGTAGTATTGTTTACATTTATATTAATTTTAAACTTAGTTTTAAATAAACTTTCAAATAAGGCGGTAAATTAA
- the pstA gene encoding phosphate ABC transporter permease PstA: protein MRKFRENILKLLVYLSALFTIVSLVVIVGFIFIKGIGNMNFNFLFSNYSASGDGGIFPMIITTLYTVLVSIIVATPIGILAAIYLQEYAKKGKAVTAIRFATESLSGIPSIVYGLFGGIFFVVTLKMGYSIVAGSLTVAIIILPVIIRTTEEALKTVPQSYRESSLALGATKFQTLYKVVLPSAVPGILSGVILSVGRIIGESAAILLTAGTVAKMPGGIFDSARTLTVHSYLLTKESGDIATAASIGIVLIVIVLVLNMLARFVAKKLNKANY from the coding sequence ATGAGAAAGTTCAGAGAGAATATATTGAAATTATTAGTATATCTATCAGCATTATTTACAATAGTATCACTAGTAGTTATAGTAGGATTTATATTTATAAAGGGAATCGGAAATATGAATTTTAACTTCTTATTTAGTAATTATTCAGCATCAGGTGATGGTGGTATATTCCCAATGATAATTACAACATTATATACTGTATTGGTTTCTATAATTGTAGCAACACCAATAGGAATCTTAGCAGCTATATATTTACAAGAATATGCTAAAAAAGGAAAAGCAGTTACAGCTATAAGGTTTGCCACTGAAAGTTTGTCAGGAATACCATCTATAGTTTATGGGTTATTTGGAGGAATTTTCTTTGTAGTTACCTTAAAAATGGGATATTCAATAGTTGCAGGGTCACTTACAGTTGCAATAATAATATTACCAGTAATAATTCGTACAACAGAAGAAGCTTTAAAGACAGTTCCTCAATCATATAGGGAATCATCTCTAGCATTAGGAGCTACTAAATTTCAAACTTTATATAAAGTAGTACTTCCAAGTGCAGTACCAGGAATTTTGTCAGGAGTAATATTGTCAGTTGGTCGTATAATTGGAGAATCAGCTGCTATACTACTTACAGCAGGTACTGTAGCTAAGATGCCAGGAGGAATATTTGATAGTGCAAGAACACTAACTGTACACTCATACTTACTAACTAAAGAGAGTGGAGACATAGCGACAGCAGCTAGTATAGGTATTGTTTTAATAGTAATTGTATTAGTATTAAATATGTTAGCAAGATTTGTTGCTAAGAAGTTAAATAAGGCTAATTATTAA
- the pstB gene encoding phosphate ABC transporter ATP-binding protein, translating into MELINKIKMSVKDLDLFYGDKQALNKINMDIKENKVTALIGPSGCGKSTFIRTLNRMNDLIENVTITGTISVDGEDIYTSDDVINLRTKVGMVFQKPNPFPMSIYDNVAYGPRTHGLRDKKQLDKIVEESLKGAAIWEEVKDRLKSSALGLSGGQQQRICIARAIAMRPEVILMDEPTSALDPISTLKVEELIEDLKKDYTIVIVTHNMQQAARISDETAFFLNGEVIEFSDTKTMFTTPVDKRTEDYITGRFG; encoded by the coding sequence ATGGAATTAATCAATAAAATAAAAATGAGTGTAAAAGATTTGGATTTATTTTATGGTGACAAACAAGCTCTAAATAAAATAAATATGGATATAAAAGAAAATAAAGTTACTGCCTTAATAGGTCCATCTGGATGTGGAAAATCTACTTTTATAAGAACATTAAATAGAATGAATGACCTAATAGAAAATGTAACAATTACAGGGACTATTTCCGTTGATGGAGAAGATATCTATACTTCAGATGATGTTATAAACCTTCGTACAAAAGTAGGAATGGTATTTCAAAAACCCAATCCATTTCCTATGAGTATATATGATAATGTTGCATATGGACCTCGTACGCATGGGTTAAGAGATAAAAAGCAACTAGACAAGATAGTAGAAGAAAGTTTGAAGGGAGCAGCTATTTGGGAGGAAGTTAAAGATAGGCTTAAATCATCTGCATTAGGATTATCTGGAGGACAACAACAACGTATATGTATAGCGAGAGCAATTGCTATGAGACCAGAAGTTATACTTATGGATGAACCTACATCTGCTTTAGACCCAATTTCAACATTAAAAGTAGAAGAACTTATAGAAGATTTGAAAAAGGACTATACAATAGTCATAGTTACACATAATATGCAACAAGCTGCTCGTATATCAGATGAAACAGCTTTTTTCCTAAATGGAGAGGTTATAGAATTTAGTGATACAAAAACTATGTTTACTACTCCTGTGGATAAAAGAACAGAAGACTATATAACAGGTAGATTCGGTTAA